A window of Suncus etruscus isolate mSunEtr1 chromosome 4, mSunEtr1.pri.cur, whole genome shotgun sequence contains these coding sequences:
- the NDUFAF4 gene encoding NADH dehydrogenase [ubiquinone] 1 alpha subcomplex assembly factor 4, whose product MMGAWMTRALRNFNLENRAEREISKRKPLSAPRHPTTKNLLQEQMNQYPEIQGEIVRKDNTLLSLLRDVYVDSKDPVSPAQQVKDAGVHQESKEFRLPKGHHFEMMNIKSIPKGKISIVEALTLLNNHKLYPETWTAEKIAEEYHLEQKDVNSLLKYFVTYDIKIFPANDKKAIQPK is encoded by the exons ATGATGGGGGCCTGGATGACGCGCGCCCTGAGGAATTTCAACCTGGAGAACCGGGCCGAACGCGAAATCAGCAAAAGGAAGCCCTTGTCCGCGCCCCGGCACCCCACTACCAAGAACCTCCTGCAGGAGCAGATGAACC AGTATCCAGAGATTCAGGGAGAAATCGTGCGGAAAGATAACACCCTGTTGTCACTGCTCAGAGACGTGTATGTGGATTCCAAAGACCCGGTGTCTCCTGCGCAG caGGTTAAAGATGCTGGAGTACATCAAGAATCAAAAGAGTTCAGATTGCCAAAAGGCCATCACTTTGAAATGATGAATATCAAGAGCATTCCCAAAGGCAAAATTTCCATTGTAGAAGCATTGACACTTCTTAATAATCATAAGCTTTATCCAGAGACATGGACAGCTGAGAAAATAGCAGAAGAATACCATCTAGAGCAGAAAGATGTAAATTCACTTCTCAAGTACTTTGTTACTTACGACATCAAAATTTTCCCTGCTAATGACAAGAAGGCAATACAACCAAAATGA